The genomic DNA cccatcccatcagtgtccagctcctctccaggaCTGGGTTGCTCCAGCACCCCTGCAATCTCTCCAGCACCCGTGCAAGGCCCCAGCACCCCACGCGAGCCTCTCCAATATCCCCTGCAATGACTCCAGCACCCATTCAAGTGCCTTAGCACCAACGCACTCAGCACCCCATGCAAGCCCCCCACACCCTTGCAATGCTTCCATCACCTCTGCaagccccccagcacccacacaaTGGCTCCAGCATCCCTGCAAGCCTCCCTGGGACCCCATGCAAGTCCCTCAGTATTCACTGTAAGCCTCCAGTAGCTCTTGCAATGCCCCCAGCACCTCTGCAAGCCCCCCAGCTCCCATGCAATGGCTCCAGCACCTCTGCAAGCCCCCCAGCTCCCATGCAACCCCCCAGCCCCCATGCAATGTCCCCAGCACCTCTGCaagccccccagcccccatgcaacccccccagcccccatgcaatgcccccagccccccatgCAATGCCCCCAGCCCCTCCGcaacccccccagcccccatgCAAtgcccccagcatccctgcaaGCCCCCGGTAGGTCTCTCAatgcccccagcaccccccaaaTGCCTCAGCACCGATGCCCCCAGACCCTCTGCATCCCTCCCCCGCGCCCAGGGGCTCCTCAAGCCCGGCTGCCCTGGTGGCAGGGTGCACCCACTGACCTGGGGGAGACCCGGGCAGCTCCTGCCGTCCTGCCCGGCGGTTTTTACCGCTATATATAGAGCGATGGCGCCGCGGTGCACGCCGGGAGCGGGGCCGGTGCCCGGGCATGGACCGGGGGGGGGACACGACACGGGAGGGAGACGAGGGGACCGCCCCCCGCAGCATCGCTGCCCCCTGGGCCGGCCCGGGGAGCCGGGGGAGGGATGCGCTTAACCCCTGCACCGCCATGGGGTGCGGTTTTCCCCCATGCTGGGGGCGCGGCACcccccccgtgcctcagtttccccaagtGCAGGGGGAGCCTTTACTCCTGCTCGGTTTGGGGTCTGCGAGCGGCCCCAGGGGTCCCTGCgcctccagccccagccccttGGAGGGCACAGATGccttcatccccatctccatccttttCCCGATGCCCctatccccatgtccccaaacCCGTTGCCATCCCCGTCCTCACCCCCTTCCCGATGTCCTCAACCCCATATCCACATTCCTGTTGCCATCCCTGTTCtgatgtctccatccctgctgccaccccCTTTCCttgtccccacatccccatccccatcttccCATCGCTGTTCCGATGTCCCTATCCTCTTgtccccacccccttccccatGGCCCCATCCCTGCTGACACCCctttcctgatgtccccatccttgtccccacatccccatccccatgtcctccTCCCTGTTGCCATCCCTGttctgatgtccccatcccattgtccccatcccctttcccatggccccatccctgctgccacccctttcctgatgtccccatccctgtccccacatccccttcCCCAtagccccatccctgctgccacccccttcctgatgtccccatccctttcCTGAtgtccccctccctttcccaatgtccccatccccatgtccccattccTGTTGCCATCCCTGTCCCAATGTCCccacccccctgtccccatacCTGCTGCCACCCCCTTCCCGATGTCCCTCCCCTTTCCAATATCCCCATCCGCTCACAGCACCCCAGCTGCCCCCCACCACAAACCCCACGGGGGTGCAGTGGCCTTACCtgcccttcctccctcctcctccatggCTGCAGGCCCCGTGACCCCAGGCACTTGTCAAGGGGTGACACGAGCTGGGGAGGTCTCAGCTGCCACCTGCTCCAGGGAATGGCTCACAGCTGGCGTCACCCTACTGTCGGTGTATGGTCCCATACCCTTCCAAACACCCAAGGCCAGCACCGCTGCGGGCTGGGGGACCCGAGGAGCCCCAAAACGCCCTGCGATGGCACCGCCAACACGCACTACCCAGCCCCCAAAAATCCAGCCTGGAGTCAGAGCCCAAGGCAACAGACTGCAGCAATATTTATTCCCGTACAAACCATTACAAAACGCGGATGCCCCACAGCAccgagcccccccccccagagccccagcCATAACAGGGACAGGCCACAGccagagggaaactgaggcacggagccACCTTCATGCAGCCCCTACCAGGGCTCAGCATCCAAACATGTTGTATTGAGCCATTTTCCCCActgctgaaaaattaataacaaaatccCCCCCAACCACAGGGCAGCGAGGGGCACTGCTGACACCTCTGCCTACGTGCCTGCTTCTAAATAGTTTATAAGCAATTAACAAGTGATGAGGATCCAGCcacaggctgctgccagcccctTCGTTACCCCTAACGAGCATCTGGCAGCCCCCTTCGCTCGCTCCTTGTAGGGAAACCTGAATACAAACCCCAGGACCAGAAGAAGGGAGGAACCAAAAAAGCCCCTAAAAgctccccccaaatcccattgCTTGGTTAGAAAAGGTTTTGGCAGTGTAGGTGGAatgtgcagcagtgctgggagaggctgggtggttttggggtgccggggCATTAAGGATGGCAGTGTCACCCCAACAGGGTCCCATCACAGAACCGTGGGGTTCTGCTGAGGGAAGGATGCTCACGGACCAGGattggggtgatggggatggcTGGGGGCGCTGAGACCtgagaggagcaggagagggatCCCAAAAGCAATGcaacccccaaacccagcaaCGGCTCCAAGCCCAGACCAGGATCAGGCAGGATCTCACTCCTCACCTCCTGCCCAtggaggggaccccaaaccccacacaGGCTGCCTggcccccccccaaaaacaactcaaaacccaacccatcccaggTGTGAGAAACCACCGTGCACAATGGCAGTGGTCCCACGGGAGGCACCTGGTGGCACCTCGATGCTGGGCTCCTACTGCTCCTTGCTCctggggggatgcaggggaccCCCCCAATCATCCCGGTTCCAGGGGTTCTGCCCAGCTAGGGGTGGGGGGCAGCCCCTAGGGCCAGGTGGGGTGAGAGAAGGTGATGTTGTAAAGCCCGGCCCAGCTGGCGAAGACCCGCTTCTCGGTGATGAAGCGATGGTGGTTGCCCCTGCGGCTCCGCTCGTTGTGGATGTAGGTCGTGCACTCGTCGGGGCCCTTCGGCTCGTAGTAGTGGTAGGGCAGGCGGCGGGGTGGAGGCCGGCGGCTGCGGGAGGGGAAAACATGGGGTGAGCCCCATGGCAGGTCTGGGGGACCAGGGCAGGGGCTCAGGGGGGTCTCCTTACCCACAGTAGTTGGGTGGCACCATGCCATAGACGTGGACGGCGTCGCACAGCTCCACCGCGATCACCATGGTGAACCAGCCGGTGCTGAGCCACGAGCGTGACTTCTCCCTGAGGAGGAGAATTGGGGGGGAAGCAGGGATGAGGTGACATGGGTGATAGACCCCTCCCCAGAGTCTCCAATCCACCCTGGGGATCCCCAACCCGGTACTGCAGCCCATCCCATGGAGTAGTCCCAAGAGCCACCTCCGCCTCAGAGGCCTGGAAAAGGCGGGGAACACCGTGCAAGAAGTGGCTCCCGGGTACCTGTCCTTCCCCGTCTCTCCCCGAAACAGGTCATCAAACTGCTTCATGCGGCCAGGGGAGACGACGTAGGCTGTCATGTTGGGGAAGGAGGCGCTGACACGTTGGATGATTTTCAGGAGGCTCTTCTGCATCTTGGCAGGCGGCCCCCAGAAGATGAAGATGGTCTCCGGGGTCTTGTTAACAAACTCCTGGGGCCGCTTGAGGACGCGGTAGAGGCTGGAGTGGGCAACCACGCGAAAGGTGGTCTTGTTGCCCACATCAGCCTCGTAGCCGGTGGTGGGAGCGTCGTTCATGCGGATGGTGCACTCGGCTGCATCGATGGCCGTGCCCAAATGGGTGCCCAGGAGGTGGCTGGAGCTGGTGACGATGACGCACTGGTGGCAGCGGGCAGTCAGGGTCTGGTGATGATAAGCGTCATGAGCAGGTAACTTTTGGCATCACCACAACCTgacagggagggatggagctgggacAGGGGAGGAGGGATCACCATCCCCTGCAGAGCCCTCCAGAGGGGACGATTTTTCTGGATGCCAGCAgagggccagatcctgccccATCACCGAGGCTCAACCTAGCTCGTACCTTGTTCCCGCAGACAGGCAGGTACCCGCTTTTCACCCCCCATTTCTTCAGGTTGGGGGGCTGGTGGGCTCTGCCCCGCAGGTGGCTGTAGAGGAAGACCTCGCTCCCGCTGCCGGAGCTGTAGATGATCAGCAACATGATCAGGGCAAAGAGGACCCCCAGGGCGGCGGCGCGCTGGCTCTGTGGGTAGGGGAAGAGCATCAGCCGCTGTCCCTACCCCATGGGCATCAgcatccagccctgctcctggtggCATCTCCAATGGGACGCCCGGTGTCCCTAGGGAGATTCCTGCTGTCCCCGGGCTGATGTCCCGGCACTCACCGTGCTGCCACTCATGTCTCTGCGCCAGCCTCAGCGTGCAGTGATTGCCGGCGTCCCGCGAGCACCTGCAAAGCATGCGGTCACCTCCAGCGCCAGCCCCTCGCCATGCACCTGGGCTCCTGTCCCCAGACTGATGGGCCAGTGAGGATCCAGGATGAGCCCCCGGGAGCAGAGCACGGCGGGTTGGGTGCCCAGCCGGACCCCTGGGTCTCCTTTTCAAGGGGAGGACAAACCCTGGGCACCGGGAAGGTAAACACTGTAGGTAGAGGCCGGGTGAGCCCTGGGATGCCAAAGAGCCAAATCCAACGTGGCTCGTGCTGGGGAGATCCCGGTGTCGGGCTGGGCTCCAGGGAGGGATAATCCCCCGCCAgcaaggctggagctgctgaaaCCCACAGGGTTAGGGAGGGTAAACCTTCAGCTCACTCGGTGAAATCCCATTAAAACAACCGGCTTGGACTGGGAGGAGAGGAATTGAGACCTGCGCAACTCAGCTCACACGTGGGCTCAAATCCAGCCGGAGccagcagggacatctccagcGCTGGGGGCTGAGGTACGTGGGGTGAAACCCAAATGCTCCCTCCCAGGGGGGACCTGCTCGACCCTCCGCTCGCCTGGGCTCGCAGGAATGCACTGGCCCAATTTATTCTTTAAAGTCCTCCTTAAGTGAGTCACGACCGCTCCTGGAGTACTCGGAGCAATTGGAAATGAAAAACCAATTGAAGCCTCTTTACTAATTACCCGaaggggagcagggatggaaaaTTACACAGAGTAGCCTGAGTTCAACCcctggggggactgggaaccccaaaaaggCTCTCAGGGATGGTTCTTGTGGCTGGGAAGGTGCCAACCCACCCAGGGTGCCCGGGCGTGTTGGGATAAAGGACCCTCGCCGCATacaggctggggagcagcactgggaccCTTGCTCCGGCCACTGCACCCCGCTTTGCACCCTCTGTGGTGCTCAGGGCATGGGGGACCCCACAGGGGGACCCCACGGGCCTTACCTGGGTGCGGGTCTCATCTGCAGCAGGTGGCGAGCGGTGTGTGGGggtccctcctctcctcctgagCCCCGCGGGGTGCGGGGGGCTGCCGGGCCCCCCTGGCTGGCACGGCCATGGTGGCACCAGGAGTCACATCGCGGCTCTGTTGGGAAGGGCTGATCCAGACCCGCTCCCCATACCCCCATGTGCTGGTGCTCCCCCAGCCCTGGATGCAATCCCCCTTTCCATCCTGGGAAGAAatccttctccagcccccctgGGGTGCAAACCTTCCTCAACTCCTACGTCCAAATTCTCCAGCACGGAAACACTCCTGCTCCTGGGGTGCAGCCTCCGCTCTCCAGCATGGAACCCCCCCCTGGGGTGCAAACCTTCCTCAACTCCTACGTCCAAATTCTCCAGCACGGAAACACTCCTGCTCCTGGGGTGCAGCCTCCGCTCTCCAGCATGGAACCCCCCCCTGGCTCCTGGGGTGCAGCCTCCGCTCCCCGGTATGGAAATCCCCCTGCTCCTGGGGTGCAGCCCCCGCTCCCTGGCATGGAGCTCCCCCTGCTCCTGGGGTGCAGTTCCACactcccctgcacccctcacaccccagggatgcagcatcCCCCCCCAACACCCTGCACCCCTCA from Cuculus canorus isolate bCucCan1 chromosome 19, bCucCan1.pri, whole genome shotgun sequence includes the following:
- the ST6GALNAC6 gene encoding alpha-N-acetylgalactosaminide alpha-2,6-sialyltransferase 6 isoform X1, with protein sequence MSGSTSQRAAALGVLFALIMLLIIYSSGSGSEVFLYSHLRGRAHQPPNLKKWGVKSGYLPVCGNKTLTARCHQCVIVTSSSHLLGTHLGTAIDAAECTIRMNDAPTTGYEADVGNKTTFRVVAHSSLYRVLKRPQEFVNKTPETIFIFWGPPAKMQKSLLKIIQRVSASFPNMTAYVVSPGRMKQFDDLFRGETGKDREKSRSWLSTGWFTMVIAVELCDAVHVYGMVPPNYCGRRPPPRRLPYHYYEPKGPDECTTYIHNERSRRGNHHRFITEKRVFASWAGLYNITFSHPTWP
- the ST6GALNAC6 gene encoding alpha-N-acetylgalactosaminide alpha-2,6-sialyltransferase 6 isoform X2 yields the protein MLMPMGSGSGSEVFLYSHLRGRAHQPPNLKKWGVKSGYLPVCGNKTLTARCHQCVIVTSSSHLLGTHLGTAIDAAECTIRMNDAPTTGYEADVGNKTTFRVVAHSSLYRVLKRPQEFVNKTPETIFIFWGPPAKMQKSLLKIIQRVSASFPNMTAYVVSPGRMKQFDDLFRGETGKDREKSRSWLSTGWFTMVIAVELCDAVHVYGMVPPNYCGRRPPPRRLPYHYYEPKGPDECTTYIHNERSRRGNHHRFITEKRVFASWAGLYNITFSHPTWP